In Chitinophaga sp. HK235, a single window of DNA contains:
- a CDS encoding polysaccharide deacetylase family protein, with product MKYLLILILSSSLFCTAQRKQVAITMDDAPIMALPESYTPAQLKATNEKLLQKITALHTSLSIFINAANCVTPEHLQLLKQWADNPLITLGSHTLNHPNCADLTIDSFKMEVMINDYIVKSVAKGKPVPYFRFPYNAIGKDSMAQALRLEYLKEKDYTAVPFTIESSDYMYEALYQDALKRKDKEKAKEVASAYIKYTLHCFTYFEQLAKEVCGRDIPQIYLCHVNQLNTDYYEELVKALQGRGYQFVSLEKALQDKAYATPVYYHQQYGFSWLFRWIPETDKRKQYLRNSPEPDIYNAYEALNAKK from the coding sequence ATGAAATACTTATTGATACTGATATTATCATCATCGCTGTTTTGCACTGCCCAACGGAAACAAGTCGCCATCACCATGGATGACGCGCCGATCATGGCCCTGCCGGAGAGCTACACACCTGCCCAACTCAAAGCCACCAACGAAAAGCTCCTGCAAAAGATAACGGCATTACATACGTCCTTGAGCATTTTCATCAATGCCGCCAACTGCGTAACACCAGAACATCTGCAGCTGCTGAAACAATGGGCGGACAATCCTTTGATCACTTTGGGAAGTCATACTTTAAATCACCCCAACTGCGCGGATTTGACAATTGATAGTTTCAAGATGGAAGTGATGATCAACGACTATATCGTTAAGTCTGTGGCGAAAGGCAAGCCGGTGCCTTATTTCAGGTTCCCATACAATGCTATCGGGAAGGATAGTATGGCGCAGGCGTTGCGCCTGGAGTATCTGAAAGAAAAGGATTATACAGCTGTTCCGTTTACGATCGAGAGCAGTGACTACATGTATGAAGCGTTGTATCAGGATGCGTTAAAGAGAAAAGACAAAGAGAAAGCAAAAGAAGTGGCGAGTGCTTATATAAAATATACGCTACATTGCTTCACATATTTTGAGCAGCTGGCGAAGGAAGTATGTGGAAGGGATATACCACAGATCTATCTCTGTCATGTAAATCAGCTCAATACCGATTATTATGAAGAGTTGGTAAAAGCCCTGCAGGGGAGAGGGTATCAGTTTGTTTCCCTGGAGAAAGCACTGCAGGACAAAGCTTATGCTACACCGGTCTATTACCATCAGCAGTATGGTTTTTCCTGGCTGTTTCGCTGGATACCGGAAACGGATAAACGAAAACAGTACCTGCGAAACAGCCCGGAACCGGATATTTACAACGCCTACGAAGCCCTGAATGCAAAGAAATAA
- a CDS encoding dihydrofolate reductase family protein, producing the protein MRKVIFQMMISLDGYFEASEDPKLGWHTVDQEFSDYSVELLKEAGTLVFGRTTYEMMYDFWPSAIAREKEPVVAEKMNSLPKIVFSRTLEKADWHNTVLIKNNLTEEISRLKQEDGNTIMILGSSNLAVSFLELNLLDELRVIISPTILGGGKTVFAGISDKHSLKLLRVRAMGSGNVLLYYEPVKQ; encoded by the coding sequence ATGAGAAAAGTTATATTTCAGATGATGATTTCACTGGACGGTTATTTTGAGGCCAGCGAGGACCCTAAGCTCGGCTGGCATACCGTCGACCAGGAGTTCAGCGACTATTCCGTAGAACTGCTAAAAGAGGCCGGCACGCTTGTTTTCGGGCGTACTACCTACGAGATGATGTATGATTTCTGGCCTTCGGCCATTGCCCGGGAGAAAGAGCCGGTCGTAGCCGAAAAAATGAATTCGCTTCCCAAGATCGTTTTTTCCCGTACACTCGAAAAAGCTGACTGGCACAATACAGTGCTGATAAAAAACAATCTGACAGAAGAGATCAGCCGGTTAAAACAGGAAGATGGCAATACCATTATGATCCTGGGAAGCTCCAACCTGGCCGTATCCTTTCTGGAGCTCAACCTGCTCGATGAGCTGCGGGTGATTATCAGTCCTACCATCCTGGGCGGTGGTAAAACTGTGTTTGCGGGCATTTCAGATAAACATTCCCTAAAACTGCTGCGGGTAAGGGCTATGGGGTCGGGCAATGTATTGTTGTACTATGAACCGGTGAAACAATGA
- a CDS encoding DUF1080 domain-containing protein produces MKGKILLTAFLVGGFTIANAQDQKAKPEDTEVYSPVPPEVKPGKKCGEAPSDAIILFDGTNLDQWVMADDRNAPAKWIVEKGVLTVNKKVGNIETKKAFNNYQLHIEWRVPANITGTGQGRGNSGVFLASIGKGDAGYELQVLDSYNNKTYTNGMAASIYKQYVPLANPTNKPGEWQTYDVIWTAPVFGGDGALVSPARVTVLFNGVLVQNNVELKGPTQYIGAPAYRQAHGPSPIKLQAHGDKSEPLSFRNIWIREL; encoded by the coding sequence ATGAAAGGAAAAATCTTATTGACCGCTTTTTTAGTAGGCGGATTTACTATTGCCAACGCACAAGACCAGAAAGCCAAACCCGAAGATACGGAAGTGTACAGCCCCGTTCCGCCGGAAGTGAAACCCGGCAAAAAATGCGGAGAGGCTCCGTCCGATGCAATCATTTTATTTGACGGTACCAACCTGGACCAGTGGGTGATGGCGGATGACAGAAATGCACCGGCCAAATGGATCGTAGAAAAAGGAGTGCTGACGGTCAACAAAAAAGTGGGCAATATTGAAACTAAAAAAGCTTTCAACAACTACCAGCTGCATATCGAATGGCGGGTACCGGCCAACATTACCGGCACCGGCCAGGGAAGAGGCAACAGCGGTGTTTTCCTGGCCTCCATCGGTAAAGGGGATGCTGGCTACGAACTGCAGGTACTGGACTCCTACAATAACAAAACCTATACAAACGGTATGGCCGCCAGCATCTACAAACAATACGTGCCACTGGCCAATCCTACCAACAAACCCGGTGAATGGCAGACCTACGACGTGATCTGGACAGCTCCTGTCTTCGGCGGCGATGGTGCACTGGTAAGCCCTGCACGGGTAACGGTTCTATTCAACGGAGTGCTGGTACAAAACAATGTGGAACTGAAAGGGCCTACGCAATATATCGGAGCACCTGCCTATCGCCAGGCACATGGTCCAAGCCCGATTAAACTGCAGGCTCACGGCGATAAGAGTGAGCCACTGAGTTTCCGTAATATCTGGATCAGAGAATTATAA
- a CDS encoding GlxA family transcriptional regulator — translation MKHISILVPKGDVALSCIEGSFTVFNKVNDFLAVSGKPPLFKVQLVGLARESETYHRLFSVTPDLTLDEVSKTDLIIIPAVNGEMDKVISMNQGFFPWVVAQHQRGAEVASLCVGAFLLASTGLLNGKKCATHWFAANHFRKMFPDVTLVSEKIITDEGGIYSSGGAASFYNLIIYLVEKYAGKELAILCSKMFEIEFERSNQSPFIIFEGQKSHDDEPIRKAQEYIENNFSEKITVDQLATMFSLSRRNLERRFKKATSNTAVEYMQRVKIEAAKNSLETSSENVSEVMYKVGYTDTKAFRTTFKKITGLSPQEYRNKYNRQMAAAS, via the coding sequence ATGAAACACATATCCATCCTCGTCCCCAAAGGTGATGTAGCCCTATCTTGCATTGAAGGCTCATTTACGGTGTTCAACAAGGTTAATGACTTTCTGGCCGTATCGGGAAAACCACCTTTGTTCAAAGTGCAGCTGGTAGGGCTTGCACGGGAATCAGAAACTTACCACCGTCTTTTTTCTGTGACGCCAGACCTTACGCTGGATGAAGTCAGCAAAACAGACCTGATCATCATTCCTGCGGTGAATGGCGAAATGGATAAAGTCATCAGCATGAACCAGGGCTTCTTTCCCTGGGTGGTGGCTCAGCATCAGAGAGGTGCTGAAGTTGCCAGCCTCTGTGTGGGCGCTTTCCTGCTGGCATCTACCGGTCTGCTGAACGGCAAAAAATGCGCTACCCACTGGTTTGCGGCCAATCATTTCAGGAAGATGTTCCCGGATGTAACCCTGGTCTCCGAAAAAATCATCACTGATGAAGGTGGGATCTACTCCAGCGGAGGAGCCGCCTCCTTCTACAATCTCATCATCTACCTCGTGGAGAAATATGCCGGCAAAGAACTGGCCATTCTCTGCTCCAAAATGTTTGAGATCGAATTTGAAAGAAGTAATCAATCACCCTTCATCATCTTCGAAGGCCAGAAAAGCCACGATGATGAACCCATCCGAAAGGCACAGGAATATATCGAAAACAATTTCTCAGAAAAAATTACAGTGGATCAGCTGGCGACCATGTTCTCCCTCAGCCGCAGAAACCTGGAACGGCGCTTCAAAAAAGCTACGTCCAACACAGCAGTGGAATACATGCAGCGTGTGAAGATAGAGGCAGCTAAAAACAGCCTCGAAACCTCTTCCGAAAATGTCAGCGAAGTCATGTATAAAGTAGGATATACTGATACCAAAGCTTTCCGTACTACCTTCAAAAAAATCACGGGCCTGTCACCACAGGAATACCGTAACAAATACAACCGGCAAATGGCGGCTGCCAGCTAA
- a CDS encoding DinB family protein, with translation MRQQLVQEVETTGSSLLQVLSSFSEEQINTLPFEGSWTAGQVTEHITRAGNCGIVYGSVAPTERQPDEKVAAIKELFLNFDIQMQSPEMVLPTQESYQKEALLQDLHHAWEKLLHAAQTVPLEDTCLDFEVPGFGPFTRLEWIQFINIHTKRHIHQLEKIKARLQTA, from the coding sequence ATGAGACAACAACTCGTGCAAGAAGTAGAAACTACAGGCAGCTCACTCCTGCAAGTGCTCTCCTCGTTTTCAGAAGAACAGATCAATACCCTTCCCTTCGAAGGAAGCTGGACAGCAGGACAGGTAACAGAACATATCACCAGGGCCGGTAACTGCGGTATCGTATACGGCAGTGTAGCTCCCACTGAGCGTCAGCCGGATGAGAAAGTGGCAGCTATCAAAGAGCTCTTCCTCAACTTCGATATTCAAATGCAATCCCCCGAAATGGTACTCCCTACACAAGAGAGTTATCAAAAGGAAGCGCTGCTGCAAGACCTTCACCATGCCTGGGAAAAGTTGTTGCATGCCGCTCAAACCGTTCCGCTGGAAGATACCTGCCTGGATTTTGAAGTCCCCGGCTTCGGTCCGTTTACACGCCTGGAATGGATACAGTTTATAAACATCCACACCAAACGGCATATCCACCAACTGGAAAAAATAAAAGCCAGACTACAAACAGCCTGA
- a CDS encoding CRISPR-associated endoribonuclease Cas6, with translation MQVKIIITAKQANSVIPINYQYPLSAVIYKILARGDAEYATFLHDRGYTRDNSLKAFKLFTCSDLNTPFRIKGDRLCLLSNEAVLILSFHLPQAASTFIKGLFMNQQVEIADFKSKAAFTISSVEILPPLFAENGAHSQEVTLEPISPIVCGQKSANGHYNFLSPEHEAFCDLILFNWQEKHRTLYGEEATKAVFEDAKISVQLMSNPPKSRLTTIKAGTPGETKIRGYMNFLLKAKANADALSLLINSGVGIYNSLCMGSVAIKQTL, from the coding sequence ATGCAAGTAAAGATTATAATCACTGCTAAGCAGGCCAATTCAGTTATCCCAATCAATTACCAGTATCCACTTTCAGCAGTCATTTATAAAATACTGGCCAGGGGAGATGCCGAGTACGCCACCTTCCTGCATGACAGAGGATATACCAGGGACAATTCCCTGAAGGCCTTCAAATTATTCACCTGTTCGGATTTAAACACGCCCTTCAGGATTAAGGGTGACCGACTGTGTTTACTGAGCAATGAAGCCGTTTTGATCCTGTCTTTTCACTTGCCGCAGGCTGCATCCACATTTATAAAAGGGCTCTTTATGAATCAGCAGGTTGAAATTGCTGACTTTAAAAGCAAAGCAGCTTTTACTATTTCCTCTGTAGAAATACTACCACCCTTATTTGCAGAAAATGGTGCTCATTCGCAGGAAGTAACATTAGAGCCGATATCTCCTATCGTTTGCGGACAAAAAAGCGCTAACGGCCACTATAATTTTTTATCTCCGGAGCATGAAGCCTTTTGTGATTTGATCTTGTTCAACTGGCAGGAGAAACATCGGACACTTTATGGAGAAGAAGCAACCAAGGCTGTATTCGAGGATGCTAAAATATCCGTGCAACTAATGTCTAATCCGCCTAAGTCCAGGTTGACAACGATTAAAGCGGGAACACCAGGAGAGACTAAAATCAGAGGCTATATGAACTTTTTGTTGAAAGCAAAAGCGAATGCGGATGCTTTGAGTCTGTTGATTAATAGTGGGGTTGGTATTTATAACAGTTTGTGTATGGGAAGTGTAGCCATAAAACAGACCTTATAA